GGCCTCGTCGGCCGAGCGGGTGTGGATGCCGGAGAAGATGCGGGCCTCCACGTTCTCGGCGGTCAACTGGTGCCAGTCGGTATAGGTGCGGGTCACGCCGGGCGCGGTGGGGCTGGTGAGGTCGTACGGCGCGGTGCGCGGGCCCGCGAGCGCCTCAAGGACGCCTTCGGCCGCGCCCGAGTACGTGGTGTGGCCACTCGGGTAGTCGGGGTGGGCGGGTGTGTCGTGCAGCGGCGTCCACGCCGGGTCCCGGCCGATGTCGCCGGTGCGGATCGCGGTGACCGGGCGCCAGCGGCGGTGGGCGTACTTGCTGTCGGACGTGGCGATCTGGGTGTCGACGGACGCGACGTGGAAGAGCGCGACCAGGCGGGCGCGGGCGGCGGGCGAGCGCGGGGAACGGTCCACGGCGACGCGCAGGGGTTCGGTGTAGAGCGCCAGCGAGGAGCCGTACCAGAAGTTGGCGGTCTCGTTCTGGCGCGCGGTGCGGCTGCTGCCCTCCTTGACGCCGTACGCGCGGACCTCGGCGAGGTCGGCCTTGTACCGCCGGGAGTCGAGCGCGGGCGGCGCGGGCAGCCGGTACTGGTCGGCGCCGCGCAGCACGAAGGGCTTGGCGAGGCGGTTGCCGTACTGGGTGGCGGGTGCGTAGGCGGGCGGGGTCGGCTGCCAGACGCCGGGGGCGGCGGGCGGCACGGTGAAGGGCGCGTTGACCGAGGCGGGGTCGAGTCCGTCGCCTTCGCGGGATTTCAGGGTCAGGGCGGCCTGGCGGGCTCCGGCGGCCACTCCCCTGTCCTCGGCGGGGCCGTCCGGGATGGCGTCGAGGCTCTTCTTGAGCGCCGCGTCGAGCTGCTGGGTGCGGGCCGGCGCGAGGGCGACGAGTGCGTCATGGACAGCTGAGGCGAGGGCCGCGTCCTGGTAGTCGCCACGGTCCACGCCTCGCGGGGTTGCTCCGGTGGCGCGCGCGGCGGACAGCCAACTGATCGCCCACGTGCGGTTGTTGGTGACCTGCGTAGTGGCGCCCGCCGTGGTGATGGTCTCCGCGGTCGTGTCGTACCAGTCGAGTGCGACGGACGTGCGCGGTGCGGCCGTGGGTGTGGCGGCGTCGGACGGTGCCGCCGCGGAGGCGGCGAGGAGAGCGGTGGCGCCGAGTGCGGTGAGAGCGGGGCGGGATCTGAGCACGTTCACGAACTCTCCTTGGCGTGAGCGGAGTCGGCGTACTGGCTGTCGGGGCGGGAGAGCCCGTAGTGGTCGCGCAGGGTCGTGCCCGTGTACTCGGTGCGGAAGAGGCCGCGGGCGCGCAGGATCGGTACGACCTGGTCGGCGAAGACGTCGAAGCCGCCGGGCAGGCCTGGCGGCATGACGTTGAATCCGTCGGCGGCCCCCTGCTCGAACCACTCCTGGATCTGGTCGGCGACCTGCTCGGGCGTGCCCGCGATGACGCGGTGACCGCGAGCTCCGGCAAGACGGTGCAACAGGCCGCGCACGGTGGGCTGTTCGCGGTCGATGATGTCGAGGATCACCTGGAAGCGGCTGCCGTTGCCGCGTTCTCCACCGGTCTCGATGAGCTCGCGGGGCACGGGACCGTCCAGCTGCTCGGCGGTCAGCCGCAGACCGAGCATGCGGTGCAGGAGCTGCAACGAGTACTCGGGCTGGGTGAGTTCGTTGTACTCGTCGTGCAGGGCACGGGCCTCGGCCTCCGTCGAGCCGATGAAGGGGCTGATGCCGGGCAGGACGAGCACCTTGTCGGGGTCGCGCCCGAGCCCCGCGGCCCGCTTCTTGAGGTCGGCGTAGAAGTCCTGGCCGTTGCCGAGGGTCTGGTGCGCGGTGAACACGGCCTCCGCGTACCGCGCGGCGAAGGCCCGGCCGTCCTCCGACGATCCAGCCTGTACGTAGACGGGGCGGCCCTGCGGTGTGCGCGGGGTGTTGAGCGGGCCGCGCACCTTGAGGTGCGGCCCTTCGTGGTCGATGGCGTGGATGCGGTCGGTGTCGGCGAAGAGACCCGTCTTCTGGTCGGCGACGAGCGCGTCGTCCTCCCAGCTGTCCCAGAGCTTGGTGACGACGTCGAGGAACTCCCTTGCCCGGTCGTACCGTTCGGCGTGCACGGGATGCGCGCCGAGGCCGAAGTTGAGGGCCGCCTGCGGGGCTCCGGTAGTGACGATGTTCCAGCCCGCACGCCCCCGACTGAGGTGGTCGAGCGAGGCGAAGAGGCGGGCCAGGTTGTACGGCTCGCTGTAGGTGGTGGACGCGGTCGCGATGAGTCCGATGCGCCGCGTGACGGCGGCGATCGCCGAGAGCCAGGTGAAGGGCTCCAGGCGGAAGCGGCTGGCGTAGCGGACGTTGTCGGCCAGTGCGGGGCCGTCCGCGAAGAAGATCCCGTCGAACGTGGCGGCCTCCGCCCGCCGTGCGAGGTCCTGGTAGAAGTCGATGTCCAGGATCCGCTCGGGGTCGGAGTCGTGGTGCCGCCAGGCGGCCTCGTGATGCCCGCCCGGGTAGACGAAGAGGTTGAGGTGCAGCTCGCGGCGGCTCATGCGACGGCCACCTCCTCCTGCGCCGCACGGTCGGCGCCATCGGCGCGCACGGGCTCGCCGCCGGACGCGTCGTCTCGTACGGGATCGTCGCCGGACAGGTCGACCCCCAGCTGCCGCAGCAGCCTTCCCCGCAGCGCCGCGTACTCCGGGCTCCCCTGGCCCCGGGGCGCGGGAAGGTCCACCCGTACGTCGGCCGCGATGCGCCCCGCGTCCAGGACGACCACCCGGTCGGCCAGGGCGATCGCCTCGTCGACGTCATGGGTGACCAGGAGCACGGCGGGGCGGTGCGCCTCGCAGAGGCGTCGCAGCAGGGCGTGCATCCGGATGCGCGTGAGCGCGTCCAGCGCACCGAACGGCTCGTCCGCGAGCAGGAGTTGGGGCTCACGGACCAGCGATCGGGCGAGCGAGACCCGCTGTTGTTCGCCGCCCGACAGGTCCGCGGGCCAGGCATCCTCCCGGCCGGCGAGACCCACTTCGGCGAGCGCCGCGCGACCGCGGTCCCGTGCTCCGGCGCCCGTCAGACCCAGTACGACGTTGTCCAGGACCCGCTTCCAGGGCAGCAGCCGTGCGTCCTGGAAGACCACCGAGACATCGCCGGGCGCCGAAAGCTCCCCGCTGCCCGCGACCTCGTGGTCGAGCCCCGCCAGGGCGCGCAGAAGTGTGGATTTGCCTGAGCCACTGCGGCCGAGGAGCGCCACGAACTCGCCTGCGGCGATGGACAGTTCGAGCCCGTCGAGGACCTTCCGGTCCGCGAAGGAGCGGACCAGACCTTCGATGCGGACAGCCGTCCCCTCGGCCGTCAGCCCGCCAGTGTGCGTCGCCATGACAGCGCCTTCCTCTCCACGAGCCGTACGAGTGCGTCCGAGACGAGGCCGAGGAGGCCGTACACGACGAGGCCGACGATGATGATGTCGGTCTGTCCGTAGGTGCGGGCGAGCTCCATCATGTAGCCGATGCCGCTGGTGGCGTTGACCTGCTCGACCACGACGAGCGAGAGCCACGCCGCGGTGACCGCGAACCGCATGCCGAGCAGGAAGCCGGGCAACGCCCCCGGCAGGACCACATGCCGCACGAACCCGGCCCGTGAGAGCCCTACCGTCTCGGCGAGTTCGGCGTAGCGGCCGTCGATCGTCCGCAGCCCGTTGTGGGTATGGATGTAGACCGGCACGAACACGCCGAGCGCGATGGTGATTACCTTCATCGACTCGCCGATGCCAAACCAGAGGATGAGCAGCGGGATCAGCGCGAGCGACGGGATGGCCCGCTTGATCTGCACGGGTCCGTCGATGATGCCCTCGCCGATCCTGCTGAGCCCGGCGGCGATCGCGAGGGCGAGCCCGGCCGCGGTGCCGAAGAGCAGCCCGAGCAGGGCGCGTTCGGCGGAGGTGGCGAGGTTCGACTGGAGCCTCCCCTCGGCGATCAGATCACCGGCGGTACTCACCACGGTCCAGGGCGCGGAGAGGTTGCGGGCGTCGATGAACCCCGCGGCGGACCCCACTGACCAGAGCGCGAGCAGGAGCAGGGGGCCGATCGCCCAGCCGTACGGGACGGGCCTGCCGGGACCTAGCCTGCGACGGCGCGGCCGGCGGCGCGCCGGGGTCACGGGGCGGGTACGGCCGGTGGAGGTGGAGGCCTTGGTCAGGGTGGACGCTTCGGCGCTCATGTTCCCTCCCCAGCAGTGGAGTTGACGGCACCGATGCCCGCCTTGACGGCGTCCGCGGCGACCGACTCGTAGCGCCGGTCGAAGAGGACCTCCGCGTCGAAGCTCTTCTTGCCGGTCTCCTTCGCGAGCAGGTCGACGGTCTTCTGCTGCCGCGCGACGGCGGAGTCCCAGTCGGCCGGAATGTCGGGGTGGCCGACACCCTTGACCAGGTACTCGCCGTCCTCGCGGGTCAGGCCCTGGTCCTTGACGTAGTAGCCGGCGATCCACTGGTCGGGGTGCTTGTCGGCCCAATCGGAGGCGCGCGCCCAGGCCTTCACGAACTCTCGGATGGCCGCGGCCTTCTTGGGGTCCTCCACCGACTCGGTCGGCACCCACAGATGCCCCGGGTCGTCCCGCAGCCCGTGGCGGATCGTCTTCGCGCCGTCCTTGCCGTACTTCGCCGGATAACGCTTGATGTTGACCCCGCCGATCGGGGCCGCGTCGACCTGGCCGTTGCCGAGCGCGGACGGGTAGACGTCGCCGGTGCTGGGCAGTTCGACGAGCTGTACGTCGTCCTTGGTGAGCCCGGCCTTGGCGAGGATGCGCAGGACGAGGGCGCCCTGGGCCTGGCCCGGACTGTAGGCGATCTTCTTTCCGCGCAGGTCCTTCAAGGTGTCGATGTCCGCGCCGGGCGCGATGCCGATTTCGTACGTGGGGTGCTTCAGCGGGTCTTTGCGGAATTTGGCGGCGACCAATTTCGTGTCGAGTCCCGTCCAATGGGCGTGGATGGACGGTATTTCCGCGGCGGAGCACACATCGAGGGAATGTGCCCGGAATGCCTCGGAGCACTGCGGGCCGCCGCTGATGTTGGCCCATTTCACCTTGAAGGGAAGCTTGTCGAGCTGCCCGGAGAGTTTCAGGGCGACTTGCGTTTCCGGTGCGCCGATGGTGAGCGTGGTGCCCGGATCCACTTTCTCCGGGATCTTGGCGGAGACCTGCTTGGCGTCGACGGTCGTGGTGGACGCGCCGTTGTCGGCGCATCCGGCCAGGAGCAGCGGGGCGAGGAGGGCAGCGCCGAGCGCCACCCGTTTATGTGTGGGCATGACTTCTTTCCCGGAGTGCGGACCTTCACGGAAGTGTGAGACTGAAACGAGCGCTGAAACGTGCGCTGAAACGTGCGTTCCGAAGGTCAGCTACACAGAGCGGTGGCGACGCGCATCAGATCAACAGCGCGCCGCTGCTTGAACCGCCGGGATATTCGCATGGCGTAGAAACTAGCCACGGCGTCGAGAGAGGGTCAAGCCATCTCACCTGCCCCGGCTTTCCGGAAACGCAGCCTTCGCACTCCGGCCATACGTACGTCACAACACCCCGCAACGACACCCTGTCACGGCACCCCGTCACACGCGGCCGTACCTCGCGGCATCCAGGCCGGCGGCTGCCGGGATCTCATTCACGCCAATATTCACGCCCGCGACCTCGCGCCGCTTCCACGTCACGGGAGCCGACCGTAATATCGCCCGCCGGATACGGGAGTTACTTACGGTAAGGGGGCCGGGTCATGGGGTACTCGGGAGCTGCGGGCAGTACGAGACGGACGTTTGTCGCGGGGGCGGCAGCGGCGGGTGGCGTGGCCGCGCTGGGGGCGGGGGCGCTGCCCGCGGCGGCCGGTGACCGCGCCCCGCGGACGGATCCGGCGAAGATCTCCGTGGCCGTCCTCGGCGGCGGCGTCGCGGGCCTGACCGCGGCCCATGAGCTGGCCGAGCGCGGCTTCGCCGTCACGGTCTACGAACGCAGGGCGCTGGGCGGCAAGGCCCGCAGCATGGACGTACCGGACAGCGCGAAGGGCAACCGCAGGCCGCTGCCCGGGGAGCACGGGTTCCGCTTCATCCCGGGGATCTACCACAACCTCCCGGACACGATGCGCCGCATCCCCTTCCCCGGGAACGCGAATGGCGTCTGGGACAACCTCGCGGCACCGCGCGAGATGTCCTTCGCGCGCACCGGACGCGAGGACATCCGGATGCCGATCCCGTGGCCCGGCAGCGAGCCCGAGAAGCTCACCCTGGACGACATCGCGCGGGCGCTCACCGCGCTCCTCGACACCGCCTTCAACCTGCCCGTGCACGAGGTCGCGTACTTCGTGAACCGCGCCCTGGTCTTTCTCACGAGCTGCGACGAGCGCCGCGACGACACCTGGGAGTCGACGCCCTGGTGGGAGTTCGTGCGCGCCGCGAAGATGTCCAAGGACTACCAGCGCATCCTCGCGATCGGCGTCACCCGCAACATCGTGGCGACCAAGGCCGAGGTGGCGAGCACCCGCACCGTCGGCACGCTCGGCGAGGCCTTCGTCTTCAACGCGCTCGGCCAGGGCGCGGACGGCCCGCCGGACCGGCTGCTCGACGCGCCGACGAACGAGGCATGGATCGACCCGTGGGTGACGCATCTGAAGTCGCTGGGCGTGGAGTTCCGGATCGGCTGGAGCGTGCGGCAGCTGGGCTTCGCGGGCGGGCGCATCACGAAGGCCGTCATCGAGGACCCCGACGGCGTACGACGTGACGTCACCGCCGACCACTACGTCCAGGCCATGCCGGTGGAGCACGCGCGCAGGACATGGAGCGCCGAACTCAAGGCAGCTGACCCTCAGTTGGCTCGTTGCGACAAGCTGCAGACGGACTGGATGACAGGCATTCAGTTCTATCTGACGGAGCGTCCGCCGGTGGTGAAGGGCCACTTCAACTGCATCGACTCGCCCTGGTCGCTCACCGGCATCGCGCAGGCGGGCCACTGGCCGGACCGTGACTTCCCCTCCGACTACGGGGACGGCGTCGCGGTCGAGTGCCTGTCCGTGGACATCTCCGAGTGGGACAAGCCGGGGATGCTGTACGGCAAGACCGCAAAGCAGTGCACGCGCGACGAGGTCGCCAAGGAGGTGTGGGCGCAGCTCAAGGCCGCGCTCAACGACACCGGCAAGGTGGTCCTGAGCGACGGCAAGCTGCACTCGTGGTTCCTGGACCCGGGCGTCGGCGGCCTGGGGACGCCGAACCCGACCAACGAGGACGAGCTGCTCATCCACCCGGTCGGCACCCTCCACAACCGCCCCTCGGCCGCCACGAAGATCCCCAACCTGTACCTGGCGGGCGACTACGTGGCCGTACCGATCGACCTCGCGACGATGGAGGGCGCCAACACGTCGGCGCGCCAGGCGGTGAACGCCCTCCTGGAGAGGACCGGCTCGGATGCGGCGCCGTGCACGGTGACCTCCTTGTTCCGCGCCCCCGCCATCGAGGCCCTCAAGCGCCACGACCGCACGCGCTACCGGTTCGGTCTGCGCAACGCCCTCGATCTGGGCTGAGGACGGGAGAGGGCGAGGAGAAAGGACGGGAGAGGGCAGGAGAGGGGCGCTAGATCCCGGGAGAGCAGGGGCGTACGGGGTAAGAAGTCCGTATGGGAACGCGGACACGGACACGACGCATGACGGTGG
This Streptomyces sp. NBC_01283 DNA region includes the following protein-coding sequences:
- a CDS encoding ABC transporter substrate-binding protein encodes the protein MPTHKRVALGAALLAPLLLAGCADNGASTTTVDAKQVSAKIPEKVDPGTTLTIGAPETQVALKLSGQLDKLPFKVKWANISGGPQCSEAFRAHSLDVCSAAEIPSIHAHWTGLDTKLVAAKFRKDPLKHPTYEIGIAPGADIDTLKDLRGKKIAYSPGQAQGALVLRILAKAGLTKDDVQLVELPSTGDVYPSALGNGQVDAAPIGGVNIKRYPAKYGKDGAKTIRHGLRDDPGHLWVPTESVEDPKKAAAIREFVKAWARASDWADKHPDQWIAGYYVKDQGLTREDGEYLVKGVGHPDIPADWDSAVARQQKTVDLLAKETGKKSFDAEVLFDRRYESVAADAVKAGIGAVNSTAGEGT
- a CDS encoding FAD-dependent oxidoreductase — its product is MGYSGAAGSTRRTFVAGAAAAGGVAALGAGALPAAAGDRAPRTDPAKISVAVLGGGVAGLTAAHELAERGFAVTVYERRALGGKARSMDVPDSAKGNRRPLPGEHGFRFIPGIYHNLPDTMRRIPFPGNANGVWDNLAAPREMSFARTGREDIRMPIPWPGSEPEKLTLDDIARALTALLDTAFNLPVHEVAYFVNRALVFLTSCDERRDDTWESTPWWEFVRAAKMSKDYQRILAIGVTRNIVATKAEVASTRTVGTLGEAFVFNALGQGADGPPDRLLDAPTNEAWIDPWVTHLKSLGVEFRIGWSVRQLGFAGGRITKAVIEDPDGVRRDVTADHYVQAMPVEHARRTWSAELKAADPQLARCDKLQTDWMTGIQFYLTERPPVVKGHFNCIDSPWSLTGIAQAGHWPDRDFPSDYGDGVAVECLSVDISEWDKPGMLYGKTAKQCTRDEVAKEVWAQLKAALNDTGKVVLSDGKLHSWFLDPGVGGLGTPNPTNEDELLIHPVGTLHNRPSAATKIPNLYLAGDYVAVPIDLATMEGANTSARQAVNALLERTGSDAAPCTVTSLFRAPAIEALKRHDRTRYRFGLRNALDLG
- a CDS encoding vanadium-dependent haloperoxidase produces the protein MNVLRSRPALTALGATALLAASAAAPSDAATPTAAPRTSVALDWYDTTAETITTAGATTQVTNNRTWAISWLSAARATGATPRGVDRGDYQDAALASAVHDALVALAPARTQQLDAALKKSLDAIPDGPAEDRGVAAGARQAALTLKSREGDGLDPASVNAPFTVPPAAPGVWQPTPPAYAPATQYGNRLAKPFVLRGADQYRLPAPPALDSRRYKADLAEVRAYGVKEGSSRTARQNETANFWYGSSLALYTEPLRVAVDRSPRSPAARARLVALFHVASVDTQIATSDSKYAHRRWRPVTAIRTGDIGRDPAWTPLHDTPAHPDYPSGHTTYSGAAEGVLEALAGPRTAPYDLTSPTAPGVTRTYTDWHQLTAENVEARIFSGIHTRSADEAGAELGGRVAGETLRNADALLRPAR
- a CDS encoding ABC transporter permease, which translates into the protein MSAEASTLTKASTSTGRTRPVTPARRRPRRRRLGPGRPVPYGWAIGPLLLLALWSVGSAAGFIDARNLSAPWTVVSTAGDLIAEGRLQSNLATSAERALLGLLFGTAAGLALAIAAGLSRIGEGIIDGPVQIKRAIPSLALIPLLILWFGIGESMKVITIALGVFVPVYIHTHNGLRTIDGRYAELAETVGLSRAGFVRHVVLPGALPGFLLGMRFAVTAAWLSLVVVEQVNATSGIGYMMELARTYGQTDIIIVGLVVYGLLGLVSDALVRLVERKALSWRRTLAG
- a CDS encoding LLM class flavin-dependent oxidoreductase: MSRRELHLNLFVYPGGHHEAAWRHHDSDPERILDIDFYQDLARRAEAATFDGIFFADGPALADNVRYASRFRLEPFTWLSAIAAVTRRIGLIATASTTYSEPYNLARLFASLDHLSRGRAGWNIVTTGAPQAALNFGLGAHPVHAERYDRAREFLDVVTKLWDSWEDDALVADQKTGLFADTDRIHAIDHEGPHLKVRGPLNTPRTPQGRPVYVQAGSSEDGRAFAARYAEAVFTAHQTLGNGQDFYADLKKRAAGLGRDPDKVLVLPGISPFIGSTEAEARALHDEYNELTQPEYSLQLLHRMLGLRLTAEQLDGPVPRELIETGGERGNGSRFQVILDIIDREQPTVRGLLHRLAGARGHRVIAGTPEQVADQIQEWFEQGAADGFNVMPPGLPGGFDVFADQVVPILRARGLFRTEYTGTTLRDHYGLSRPDSQYADSAHAKESS
- a CDS encoding ABC transporter ATP-binding protein: MATHTGGLTAEGTAVRIEGLVRSFADRKVLDGLELSIAAGEFVALLGRSGSGKSTLLRALAGLDHEVAGSGELSAPGDVSVVFQDARLLPWKRVLDNVVLGLTGAGARDRGRAALAEVGLAGREDAWPADLSGGEQQRVSLARSLVREPQLLLADEPFGALDALTRIRMHALLRRLCEAHRPAVLLVTHDVDEAIALADRVVVLDAGRIAADVRVDLPAPRGQGSPEYAALRGRLLRQLGVDLSGDDPVRDDASGGEPVRADGADRAAQEEVAVA